The following are encoded together in the Robertmurraya sp. FSL R5-0851 genome:
- a CDS encoding DUF3905 domain-containing protein produces MSKKRKKLEENYSIDGTLPHQINSPDFKGTGITIEPPFINSQGVVIGDSLYASPNSPLEQWSEDTDPAVMSGDEWVHPTNDIGWNTSENRDLVESKKKPKGYPFMHPTKDVSHGKD; encoded by the coding sequence ATGAGCAAAAAGAGAAAAAAATTGGAAGAAAATTATTCAATCGACGGTACTCTACCTCATCAAATAAACTCTCCAGATTTTAAGGGAACAGGCATTACCATAGAACCACCATTTATTAACTCTCAAGGCGTTGTTATTGGAGATAGCCTGTATGCTTCACCTAATTCCCCATTAGAACAATGGAGTGAAGATACGGATCCAGCCGTTATGTCCGGTGACGAATGGGTACATCCGACAAATGATATTGGTTGGAACACAAGTGAAAATAGAGACCTTGTGGAAAGCAAGAAAAAACCGAAGGGATACCCTTTTATGCACCCAACAAAAGATGTTAGTCATGGAAAAGATTAA
- a CDS encoding DUF6431 domain-containing protein, with protein sequence MKTYLLEFLVRGAGRIPSPCCGKDMLVRGTKNRKAKDHTGQSKTYNIRRLQCTNCQTIHHELPDLLIPYKRYEAECIEDVLTNPSTHIVPADDSTLSRWYGWFHQFVDYWIGCLNSIMIRTNQGNIPLDVTSKCSGTALQRIGRLAGDANGWLTRIVRPIVNINLWIHTRSAFIVQ encoded by the coding sequence TTGAAAACATACTTACTGGAGTTTTTAGTTAGGGGTGCGGGGAGGATTCCTTCCCCATGCTGCGGGAAAGACATGTTGGTTAGAGGTACAAAGAATCGAAAAGCCAAGGATCATACAGGTCAGAGTAAGACATATAACATCCGAAGATTGCAGTGCACCAATTGTCAGACCATTCATCATGAACTTCCAGATTTATTGATTCCTTATAAACGCTATGAGGCTGAATGTATCGAAGACGTTCTTACGAACCCGTCCACCCACATTGTTCCCGCCGATGATTCCACTCTTTCGAGATGGTACGGCTGGTTTCATCAATTTGTGGATTATTGGATAGGCTGTTTGAATTCCATCATGATCAGAACCAACCAAGGAAATATCCCCCTGGATGTCACGTCCAAATGTTCAGGGACCGCACTTCAAAGGATAGGACGCTTGGCAGGAGATGCCAATGGATGGCTAACAAGAATTGTCCGGCCCATCGTAAATATTAATTTATGGATACACACCCGTTCTGCATTCATTGTCCAATAA
- a CDS encoding AAA family ATPase, with the protein MFEAFYEMDNTPFARDLPTDQLYDSSMMQEILGRLKYTAERQLFAVLSGDSGTGKTTTIRKFVDKLDKGKFHILYLSDSKLTPRHFYKGLLEQLGSEAKFYRGDAKRQLHREIELMKGIRGLQPVVVVDEAHLLDREMLEEVRFLLNFKMDSQSPMALILVGQSELWDRLRLQSYAAIRQRIDIQFQLGHLDRAQVEEYVSRHLRYAGVDQPIFSDGALDEIHRFSGGAARLINKLCTHSLLYGSQNGRRIIDDHMIKQVIQGELS; encoded by the coding sequence GTGTTTGAAGCCTTCTATGAAATGGATAACACCCCTTTCGCCAGAGATCTTCCGACTGATCAATTGTATGATTCCTCCATGATGCAAGAAATCCTTGGAAGGCTGAAGTACACAGCTGAAAGACAGCTTTTTGCCGTTTTGAGTGGGGATAGTGGTACTGGAAAGACCACGACCATCCGTAAGTTTGTGGACAAATTGGATAAAGGGAAATTCCATATCCTTTACCTGTCCGACTCTAAATTAACACCTCGTCATTTTTACAAAGGTCTTTTGGAACAGTTAGGCTCCGAAGCGAAGTTTTATCGAGGAGATGCAAAACGGCAGCTTCATCGTGAGATTGAATTAATGAAAGGCATACGAGGGCTACAACCTGTGGTGGTAGTGGACGAAGCCCATCTTCTGGACCGGGAAATGCTTGAAGAGGTTCGTTTCTTACTGAACTTCAAAATGGATTCGCAAAGTCCGATGGCACTCATTCTCGTCGGTCAAAGTGAATTGTGGGATCGTCTTCGACTCCAATCCTACGCAGCGATACGCCAAAGAATCGATATCCAATTCCAGTTAGGACATCTCGATCGTGCCCAGGTTGAGGAATATGTTTCTAGGCATCTTCGTTATGCTGGAGTTGATCAACCAATTTTCTCTGACGGGGCGCTCGACGAAATCCATCGGTTTTCTGGTGGTGCCGCAAGGCTGATAAATAAACTCTGCACACATAGTCTACTCTATGGCTCACAAAATGGCCGAAGGATCATTGACGACCATATGATCAAGCAAGTCATACAGGGTGAGCTTTCATGA
- a CDS encoding acyltransferase family protein, translated as MMKKRDFYFDNAKFILIFFVVFGHLIQSFIQDHYTVYTLYKTIYTFHMPAFILISGYFAKGFQKEGYLRKISFKLIIPYLIFQLIYSVFYFFLDSKETFVMDPFDPHWSLWFLISLFFWNLFLFAFTKVNRKIALMLAVILSLLVGYVDWMTNYLSLSRTFVFFPLFLLGFYLKKEHFKTLSSTPYRVASLILFAIVFTGFFVAPDMNYQWLFGSKPYEALGAEIYTAPIMRFGLLLLSTILVLAFFSLIPKRQLFFTPFGKNTLYVYLLHGFIVQPFRHSDVQDYFYNVETFFLLLLISFVITVLLSSKLFTTFAQPLIELKMSRLRQFVTRFQKYIEKRKLSH; from the coding sequence ATGATGAAAAAACGAGACTTTTACTTTGATAATGCAAAATTTATATTAATCTTTTTTGTTGTGTTTGGTCACTTAATCCAATCATTTATTCAAGACCACTATACGGTCTATACTTTATATAAAACGATTTACACCTTTCATATGCCAGCTTTCATTCTCATATCAGGATACTTTGCCAAAGGATTTCAGAAGGAAGGCTATTTGAGGAAAATTTCCTTTAAACTAATTATCCCATATTTAATTTTTCAGCTGATCTATTCAGTATTCTATTTCTTTTTAGATTCAAAAGAGACCTTTGTGATGGACCCATTTGATCCCCATTGGTCACTTTGGTTTTTAATCAGTCTATTCTTTTGGAATCTATTTTTATTTGCTTTTACAAAAGTGAATAGGAAAATTGCCCTGATGCTTGCTGTTATTCTCAGTTTACTTGTTGGGTATGTAGATTGGATGACAAATTATTTAAGTCTATCAAGGACATTTGTATTTTTCCCACTCTTTTTACTTGGGTTTTATTTAAAAAAGGAGCATTTTAAAACTCTTTCAAGTACACCTTACCGAGTTGCATCACTTATACTGTTCGCTATCGTCTTCACTGGTTTTTTTGTAGCACCTGATATGAACTATCAATGGCTATTTGGATCAAAACCATACGAAGCATTAGGTGCAGAAATCTATACTGCACCTATTATGAGGTTTGGACTACTTTTGCTTAGTACTATACTGGTTCTAGCCTTTTTCTCACTCATTCCTAAGAGGCAGTTGTTCTTTACTCCGTTTGGTAAAAATACACTTTACGTCTATTTGCTACACGGATTTATTGTTCAGCCATTTAGGCATAGTGATGTACAGGATTATTTTTATAATGTGGAAACCTTCTTTCTGCTTCTATTAATTTCATTTGTAATTACAGTGTTACTATCGAGTAAGCTTTTTACGACTTTTGCACAGCCATTGATAGAACTAAAGATGTCACGCCTGAGGCAATTCGTTACAAGATTTCAAAAATATATAGAAAAAAGGAAGCTCAGTCATTAG
- a CDS encoding 2-oxoacid:acceptor oxidoreductase family protein, which translates to MSILPVRNELGFFEIRLESIGGLGANLAGKMLAESGVLGHGLNGSNFSSYGSEKKGSPVKSFIRFCDAEVAIRDHSPIEQPHVIGVFHEALYKTVDVVSGLTGDGIVLVNSTRDFDDVKKDLKLNYGTLAIVDALGIAVEEKTKVNTAMLGALFRICSFLNPETMRNVIRKTFEKKYPHLVEPNIRTFDRGYNEVQFKTYEVPDHAEGRSFTRPVPQLGYNTQAIGGVMISQANSILKDLSGSRQGFVPEFHQEKCINCAACDTVCPDYCFVWEEGEDKRGRKQTFLKGIDYQYCKGCLKCVEACPTDALNDLREVIGYAKEHSVKQYFPFVGGVR; encoded by the coding sequence ATGTCAATTTTACCTGTTAGAAATGAGTTAGGTTTTTTTGAAATACGATTGGAATCTATTGGAGGATTAGGTGCAAACCTAGCCGGAAAAATGCTTGCTGAATCTGGGGTGCTTGGGCACGGATTGAATGGTTCAAACTTTTCATCCTATGGATCAGAAAAGAAAGGTTCACCAGTAAAGAGTTTTATCCGGTTTTGCGATGCTGAAGTTGCCATCAGGGACCATAGCCCAATAGAACAGCCTCATGTAATTGGAGTTTTTCACGAGGCTTTATATAAAACGGTTGATGTGGTAAGTGGTTTAACGGGTGACGGTATTGTACTGGTTAATTCAACTAGAGATTTTGATGACGTGAAAAAAGACTTGAAACTAAACTATGGTACACTGGCCATCGTTGATGCTCTCGGCATTGCTGTTGAAGAAAAAACAAAAGTGAATACTGCGATGCTTGGTGCCTTATTCCGCATTTGTAGTTTTTTAAACCCGGAAACCATGAGGAATGTTATACGAAAGACGTTTGAAAAGAAATATCCGCACTTAGTAGAACCAAACATTCGCACATTTGATCGTGGATATAATGAAGTACAATTCAAAACTTATGAGGTACCAGATCATGCGGAAGGACGATCCTTTACTAGACCTGTACCGCAGCTCGGATATAACACACAGGCTATTGGGGGAGTAATGATTTCTCAAGCGAATAGTATTTTGAAGGACTTAAGTGGGTCTAGACAAGGGTTTGTCCCTGAATTTCATCAAGAAAAATGTATTAATTGTGCTGCTTGCGATACAGTTTGTCCTGACTACTGCTTTGTTTGGGAAGAAGGAGAAGATAAACGAGGTCGAAAGCAGACGTTCCTTAAAGGAATTGACTATCAATATTGTAAGGGGTGCTTAAAGTGTGTAGAGGCATGTCCGACAGATGCATTAAATGACCTTCGAGAAGTGATTGGTTATGCAAAAGAACATTCAGTAAAACAATACTTTCCATTTGTAGGGGGTGTAAGGTAA
- a CDS encoding ISLre2 family transposase has product MKKDTIQLPTLKELEKDLFVMLQKTFGEVLTKQLEEMDQQIAENRDKKRFYLQDKRAVEMDTSFGSIIINRNYYRDREKGGYVYLLDHYLEFEGSKGFSPLVETMAMEMAVQGTSYRHASSMIEKLLGYKVISHETIRQHLLQTEVTFVKPTDQLRKVLFVEVDGLYVKRQRGKRRGREEKIASVHEGWIVNGKRTSLIAKRHYVHKGKEAFWEGFEQFLIDNYNYNPSEHHLVINGDGAQWITACQDHYKNAFFVIDRFHVAREVKTLFKGHKRYRVIRKKLAQYDAKGFLVELNSAVGTLENEKKEERLEEFIQQLSKYPQALGDYREWLKEKDIDTSHYRPMGSAEGTMSVFAKRLKNGRSWCDKGIQAFIDFMVGMKDELEIKTILGRINPNDQTASVSQPKYYVEKLKSSVGELTRNNLSYLNRQKGKPIYHALQALRGF; this is encoded by the coding sequence ATGAAAAAAGATACCATACAATTACCCACATTAAAAGAACTGGAAAAAGATTTATTTGTTATGCTTCAAAAGACATTTGGTGAAGTTCTCACGAAGCAACTCGAAGAAATGGATCAACAGATTGCAGAAAATAGAGATAAAAAGAGATTTTACCTTCAGGATAAGCGAGCCGTAGAGATGGATACTTCATTCGGTTCTATTATCATCAATCGGAATTACTATAGGGACAGGGAAAAGGGTGGATACGTTTATCTCCTTGATCACTATTTAGAGTTTGAGGGGTCAAAAGGTTTCAGTCCCCTAGTTGAAACGATGGCAATGGAAATGGCAGTTCAAGGTACATCCTATCGTCATGCTTCCTCCATGATTGAGAAACTACTAGGTTACAAAGTAATCAGCCATGAGACTATTCGTCAACACCTTCTACAAACAGAAGTTACTTTCGTCAAGCCGACCGACCAATTGAGGAAAGTGCTCTTTGTAGAAGTAGACGGACTATATGTGAAAAGGCAACGTGGAAAACGACGTGGGCGGGAAGAAAAGATTGCTTCCGTACATGAGGGCTGGATAGTCAACGGGAAACGAACATCCTTAATCGCAAAACGTCACTATGTCCACAAAGGTAAAGAAGCGTTCTGGGAAGGATTTGAGCAGTTCTTAATAGATAATTACAACTACAATCCGAGTGAACATCACCTCGTAATTAATGGGGATGGAGCCCAGTGGATTACGGCTTGTCAGGATCACTATAAGAATGCATTCTTTGTCATCGACCGATTCCATGTAGCTCGTGAGGTTAAAACGCTTTTCAAAGGCCATAAGAGATATAGAGTCATTCGTAAGAAACTGGCTCAATATGATGCGAAAGGATTCCTAGTGGAACTTAATAGTGCAGTTGGTACTCTTGAAAACGAAAAGAAAGAAGAACGGTTAGAAGAGTTCATACAACAGCTGTCAAAATATCCTCAGGCCCTTGGAGATTATCGCGAATGGTTGAAGGAAAAAGACATAGACACCAGCCACTATCGTCCAATGGGAAGTGCGGAAGGAACGATGAGTGTATTCGCTAAACGGCTTAAAAACGGCCGCAGCTGGTGCGATAAAGGAATACAAGCATTTATTGACTTTATGGTTGGTATGAAGGATGAATTAGAAATCAAGACGATTTTAGGACGAATTAACCCTAACGATCAAACCGCTTCTGTTTCTCAGCCAAAATATTATGTGGAAAAGTTAAAGAGTTCAGTCGGAGAGCTAACAAGAAATAATTTATCATATTTAAATCGGCAAAAAGGAAAGCCGATATACCATGCTTTACAAGCCTTACGAGGTTTTTAA
- a CDS encoding B12-binding domain-containing radical SAM protein codes for MKVIAATLNAKYIHTNIAIRYLKAYAEPEFEIELSEYTIKDPTMNIVTDLVQRKPDIIGFSCYIWNIEETIKVVSMIKKINPMIQIVVGGPEVTYDVMEWMEKVPQFDFIVIGEGEETFKNLLQQLDSEKDFHQVAGISYRTETGEIKLNPQRHKLDLRELPSPYRFKEDMEHLGKRVSYIETSRGCPFSCQFCLSSIEVGVRYFDREKIKEDIRYLMKNGAKTIKFVDRTFNISRSYALEMFRFLIDEHLPGTVFQFEITADIMRPEVIEFLNQEAPPGLFRFEIGVQSTNDYTNELVMRKQNFEKLTRTVTMVKDGKKIDQHLDLIAGLPEEDYDTFKKTFNDVFEMRPEELQLGFLKMLRGTGLRLRADDHQYIYMDQSPYEILGNNVLSFDDIIKIKQVEDVLEKYWNDHRMDHTIEYLVTNSFSSPFEFFQKFGSYWEDRGWSRIGHQLEDLFKRLFEFIKSIDLPDQDVILSLMKIDYLENAKFKPRKSWWEDRLEKDERSALYHMILEEPRLLGEDFAALEIKEKELYKHSIVEELSFDYQEYMHSGIFSRGKTSLLAYFEPTKQQSQLFGTKK; via the coding sequence ATGAAAGTTATTGCAGCAACACTTAACGCAAAATATATTCATACAAATATAGCTATTCGCTATCTTAAAGCTTATGCTGAACCTGAATTTGAGATCGAGCTTTCTGAATATACGATTAAGGATCCAACAATGAATATAGTAACCGATCTTGTCCAAAGAAAGCCGGATATTATTGGGTTTAGCTGTTATATATGGAATATTGAAGAAACAATCAAAGTTGTTAGTATGATCAAAAAGATTAATCCTATGATTCAAATAGTCGTAGGTGGTCCCGAAGTTACTTATGATGTGATGGAATGGATGGAAAAAGTGCCTCAATTTGATTTTATTGTCATTGGTGAAGGTGAGGAAACATTTAAAAATCTTCTTCAGCAGCTAGACTCTGAGAAAGATTTTCATCAAGTGGCTGGAATTTCCTACCGTACCGAAACAGGAGAAATCAAATTAAATCCACAGCGTCATAAGCTTGATTTACGTGAACTTCCTTCTCCATACCGTTTTAAAGAAGATATGGAGCACCTAGGAAAGCGTGTGTCGTATATTGAAACTAGCCGAGGATGTCCTTTCAGTTGTCAATTTTGCCTTTCTTCTATTGAAGTAGGTGTACGTTATTTTGATCGTGAAAAAATTAAAGAAGATATCCGTTACTTAATGAAAAACGGTGCAAAAACGATCAAGTTTGTTGACCGTACCTTTAATATTAGCCGTAGTTATGCTCTAGAAATGTTCCGTTTTCTAATAGACGAACATTTACCTGGGACAGTCTTTCAATTCGAAATAACTGCCGATATCATGCGACCTGAGGTTATCGAATTTCTAAACCAAGAAGCACCTCCAGGCTTATTCCGCTTTGAAATTGGTGTTCAGTCTACAAATGATTATACAAATGAGCTTGTGATGAGAAAACAAAACTTTGAGAAGCTTACTCGAACGGTAACAATGGTTAAAGACGGTAAGAAAATAGATCAACATCTTGACTTAATCGCGGGTCTCCCTGAAGAAGATTATGATACGTTCAAAAAGACCTTTAACGATGTATTTGAGATGAGACCTGAAGAACTACAATTAGGATTTTTAAAAATGCTTAGAGGTACTGGCTTGCGTTTACGAGCCGATGACCACCAATACATTTATATGGACCAGTCACCGTATGAAATTCTAGGTAATAATGTTCTGTCCTTTGATGATATTATTAAAATCAAGCAAGTGGAAGATGTGCTAGAGAAGTATTGGAATGATCATCGTATGGACCATACGATTGAATATTTAGTTACGAACTCCTTCTCTTCTCCTTTTGAATTTTTCCAAAAATTTGGTTCTTATTGGGAAGATAGAGGTTGGTCTAGAATTGGTCACCAGCTTGAAGATTTATTTAAGCGTTTGTTTGAATTCATCAAATCCATAGATCTTCCTGACCAAGATGTTATCTTAAGCTTAATGAAGATTGACTATTTGGAGAACGCAAAATTCAAACCACGAAAATCGTGGTGGGAGGATCGTCTTGAGAAGGATGAGAGGTCTGCTCTATATCACATGATCCTTGAGGAACCTCGCCTATTAGGAGAAGATTTTGCTGCTTTAGAGATTAAAGAAAAAGAGCTTTACAAGCATTCCATCGTAGAAGAGCTTTCTTTTGACTATCAAGAGTATATGCATTCAGGAATATTTTCACGAGGAAAAACGAGTCTTTTAGCCTATTTTGAACCGACAAAGCAACAATCGCAATTATTTGGAACAAAAAAATGA
- a CDS encoding alpha/beta-type small acid-soluble spore protein produces the protein MARNSNKLLVPGVEQFLDQVKYEIAQEFGVTLSGDTVSRGNGSVGGEITKRLVKQAQAQMSGRNF, from the coding sequence ATGGCAAGAAATAGTAACAAGCTTTTAGTTCCAGGCGTGGAACAATTTTTAGATCAAGTTAAGTACGAAATCGCTCAAGAATTCGGTGTTACGTTAAGTGGAGATACAGTATCAAGAGGGAACGGTTCAGTTGGCGGAGAAATTACAAAGCGACTTGTAAAACAAGCACAAGCACAAATGTCAGGTCGTAATTTTTAA
- the sigI gene encoding RNA polymerase sigma factor SigI: protein MLGLLFLPKKKKRSLEETVLAIQNGDQALQNELIYQYKPFIAKTVSSVCKRYISETDDEFSIGLIAFNEAIQKYSSDKGSSLLSFAEVIIKRRVIDYIRQQIKHQNLSMDANGFEENEDEVSQSSLEANMSLEEYHKQTDDELRKQEIIRFSKLLTEFDLTFKDLVENSPKHADARKNAMLVAREIVSNEEIKQFLVEKKRLPIKQIENSVSVSRKTIERNRKYIIAIALILMNDYLYLQEYIKGVLET from the coding sequence TTGTTAGGTTTATTGTTTTTACCTAAAAAGAAGAAACGTTCATTAGAAGAGACGGTATTAGCCATCCAAAATGGAGACCAAGCCCTTCAAAATGAACTTATCTATCAATATAAACCCTTTATTGCAAAAACGGTATCTTCCGTTTGTAAAAGATATATTAGTGAAACAGACGATGAATTTAGCATTGGTTTAATTGCATTTAATGAAGCAATACAAAAATATAGTTCGGATAAAGGCAGCTCCCTGCTTAGTTTTGCAGAAGTTATTATAAAAAGAAGAGTGATTGATTATATCCGGCAGCAAATTAAGCACCAAAATCTGTCAATGGATGCAAATGGCTTTGAAGAAAACGAGGATGAGGTTTCTCAGTCTAGTCTTGAAGCGAATATGTCACTTGAGGAATATCATAAGCAAACAGATGATGAATTAAGAAAACAAGAAATTATCCGTTTTTCAAAACTTTTAACGGAGTTTGATCTAACTTTTAAAGACTTGGTAGAGAATTCTCCAAAGCATGCAGATGCTAGAAAAAATGCCATGCTAGTTGCAAGGGAAATTGTTTCTAATGAAGAAATTAAGCAATTTTTAGTAGAGAAAAAGAGACTTCCAATCAAACAAATTGAGAATTCTGTAAGTGTTAGCAGGAAGACGATCGAACGGAATCGAAAATATATTATTGCTATTGCTCTTATATTAATGAATGACTATCTATATTTACAGGAGTATATAAAAGGGGTGTTGGAAACGTGA
- a CDS encoding DDE-type integrase/transposase/recombinase: protein MREHKKSEELAVQRFQLISPLLAEGLDAGKVKELRDQIVKASGLSERTIRRYLAQFQEDGFGGLKPQGRKGARKSEAIPPHLLEQAILLRKEVPSRSVAQIIQILEWEGLAEPGQIKRSTLQEKLTEKGYSTRHMRLYSQTGVAARRFQKRHRNQLWQSDIKYGPYLPIGPNGMKKQVYLVAFIDDATRFVLHAAFYPTLDSRIIEDSFRQAIQKYGVPEAVYFDNGKQYRTKWMSRTCSKIGTRLTYTRPYSAESKGKIERFNRIIDSFISEAVIEKPNTLDRLNELFQVWLTECYQNKPHSALGEKISPETAFRSDKKAIRFIDPDTLSNAFLHCETRKVDKSGCISFMDQKYEVGLAFIGRQVEVVYDPANIKELTIEFEDHTPWKAKKLVIGERAGKRPALPEHLQVQDVESSRLLKAAERKNQKRQTEQKPAVTFRAVWKEDDSRV, encoded by the coding sequence ATGAGGGAACATAAGAAATCAGAGGAATTGGCAGTGCAGCGTTTTCAGCTGATATCCCCTTTATTGGCAGAGGGGCTTGACGCTGGGAAGGTAAAGGAATTAAGAGACCAAATAGTGAAGGCCAGCGGTCTTTCAGAAAGAACCATCAGGCGATATTTGGCTCAATTTCAGGAAGATGGGTTTGGGGGACTAAAGCCACAAGGAAGAAAAGGTGCTCGTAAGTCTGAAGCTATCCCTCCTCATTTATTGGAACAGGCAATCCTTCTGCGTAAGGAAGTGCCAAGCCGGAGCGTAGCACAAATCATACAGATACTCGAGTGGGAAGGGTTGGCTGAGCCAGGACAGATCAAAAGGTCAACGCTCCAGGAAAAGCTCACTGAAAAAGGTTACAGCACACGGCATATGCGACTTTATTCCCAGACAGGAGTAGCTGCCAGGAGATTTCAGAAGCGACATCGCAACCAACTATGGCAATCAGATATCAAGTATGGCCCTTACCTGCCGATTGGTCCCAATGGAATGAAGAAACAAGTGTATCTTGTCGCCTTTATCGACGACGCAACCAGGTTTGTGCTTCATGCAGCTTTCTACCCTACATTGGATTCAAGGATCATTGAGGATTCCTTCCGTCAGGCCATCCAGAAGTATGGTGTTCCAGAGGCTGTCTATTTTGATAATGGAAAGCAATATCGAACCAAATGGATGTCGCGTACCTGCTCAAAAATAGGCACCCGCCTTACTTACACACGGCCGTACTCAGCTGAATCAAAAGGGAAAATTGAACGCTTCAATAGAATCATAGATTCATTCATCAGTGAGGCTGTCATCGAAAAACCCAATACACTTGATCGTCTGAATGAGCTTTTCCAAGTGTGGCTGACAGAGTGTTATCAGAATAAGCCTCATTCTGCACTTGGGGAGAAAATTAGCCCGGAAACGGCATTTCGTTCAGATAAGAAAGCGATTCGGTTCATCGATCCGGATACGTTGAGTAATGCATTTCTCCATTGTGAAACGAGAAAAGTCGATAAATCAGGATGTATCAGCTTCATGGATCAAAAATATGAGGTGGGCCTGGCATTCATTGGACGACAGGTTGAGGTTGTTTATGACCCTGCGAATATCAAGGAGCTGACCATTGAGTTCGAGGATCATACTCCTTGGAAGGCCAAAAAGCTTGTCATAGGGGAAAGAGCTGGGAAGCGTCCTGCATTACCTGAGCACCTACAGGTGCAGGATGTAGAATCTTCAAGACTATTAAAGGCAGCTGAACGAAAGAACCAAAAACGTCAAACTGAACAGAAACCTGCCGTGACCTTCCGTGCCGTTTGGAAGGAGGATGATTCTCGTGTTTGA
- a CDS encoding anti-sigma factor domain-containing protein translates to MKQGIIMEVNDRFLTLLTPEGEFLKARNQSRNYQIGQEISFVPFEKESFLSGWGKVLHKKTAGVLVAASLLLIFSFVPSRVDNEVYAYMSIDGESSIELAVNKDLEVIDVIAYNESGKEVIADIDWENEQVDKVSTAILSSIENQEVHSDTQEIVVGTVLAGTQVNKTDEKLHQVIDSLKKETEVEIADVQATAEERKEAKEQGVSVGKYKAQQAKEKAKEKKEDNAKQEEPSVETPAPSVNNPVNNSTDIPAKNNNGNGKANPNSNAQKKDLNKQNSGNGNSKNNNPGQLKKEVDWQAKQNGNSGRKQEMNRQAKQNSNLGKKQEVKNNEVHSNNEEKPRN, encoded by the coding sequence GTGAAACAAGGAATCATAATGGAAGTTAATGATCGTTTTTTAACATTATTAACCCCCGAAGGTGAATTTTTAAAGGCCCGTAATCAAAGTAGAAATTATCAAATAGGACAAGAAATCTCATTTGTTCCGTTTGAGAAAGAAAGTTTCTTGAGTGGTTGGGGCAAAGTTCTTCATAAAAAAACAGCAGGGGTACTTGTCGCGGCATCTCTTCTTCTAATATTTTCTTTCGTTCCATCTAGAGTGGATAATGAAGTGTATGCTTACATGTCAATAGATGGAGAATCAAGCATTGAACTTGCTGTAAATAAAGATCTCGAAGTTATAGACGTAATTGCTTATAACGAGAGTGGAAAAGAAGTTATTGCTGACATTGATTGGGAAAATGAGCAAGTTGATAAAGTATCAACGGCAATTTTATCTAGTATTGAAAACCAAGAAGTACATTCTGATACACAGGAAATCGTCGTTGGTACGGTCTTGGCTGGTACTCAAGTAAACAAAACGGATGAAAAACTTCATCAAGTGATTGATTCCTTAAAGAAAGAGACAGAAGTGGAAATTGCTGATGTTCAAGCGACTGCTGAAGAAAGAAAAGAGGCAAAAGAACAAGGCGTTTCTGTTGGTAAATACAAAGCTCAGCAAGCAAAAGAGAAAGCAAAGGAAAAGAAAGAAGATAACGCGAAACAAGAGGAACCATCAGTAGAAACACCTGCACCTAGCGTGAATAATCCAGTTAACAACTCTACTGATATACCTGCAAAGAATAATAACGGTAATGGAAAGGCCAACCCTAACTCAAATGCTCAAAAAAAAGATTTAAATAAACAAAATTCAGGGAATGGCAATTCTAAAAATAACAATCCTGGACAACTAAAAAAAGAAGTTGATTGGCAAGCTAAACAAAATGGTAACTCAGGAAGAAAACAAGAAATGAATCGGCAAGCTAAACAAAATAGTAACTTAGGAAAAAAACAAGAAGTAAAGAATAACGAAGTTCATAGTAATAATGAAGAAAAGCCCCGCAACTAA